The Planococcus liqunii genome includes a region encoding these proteins:
- a CDS encoding bifunctional glycosyltransferase/CDP-glycerol:glycerophosphate glycerophosphotransferase, whose translation MVDDFQMQRGPKLSVVVIAFNNELYIEEALESLYEQTFTDFEVVVVNDFSSDQTGALIDRFVAGKTNFRAIHLTKNSGGCSTPRNTGIAHAWGEYIMFLDGDDWYTIDACEKMVEAMDRTGSDFVAGQVIRTNNYEIWYHKQIYSKERLNFNVREFTYMLFDSLSVNKIYKRSFLDYHGLRFPEGIHYEDVVFTGKAYFLAETISVIPEPIYYWRVVENAEAKSITNRRHEFENFENRIIAHRYFDQSLRENGAVLYQKEKNNKFLRHDLKLYTNDYLQYDEDYKARFHQLIHQYMHEVMDEYAFIGLSEQDRIMSYLMYLGDVEAFEDYVNYINGLPTQKNRVCSIGTQYYFLPTVPAKNHEKFLYTEKPKIDYEITDLELSLESFSFQGLLYVNSISESEYSSYWVLRNRQTGKALTAVAEADGKVVFSVQNMTAGNYYLSLYVKHMGNLHRILVKNSNISELPNIELIENNLSKSIFINEKNSLAIRVAPEKLFNQLLWKVEKRKLAKNQQKAGFSPSPSPMRKALERLIPKFPLKSNWVLFESHMGKQYSDSPKYIYEQMIESGYKFKYIWVFQKPDQLELPGDAVKVKKNSLKHLYYLNRAKYWIDNQGIAHLAKKKEKQIYVQTWHGTPLKKMGYDQKKLPSKNELTKLKVQTEAWDYLISPNRYTSEILKRGFRYGGEILETGYPRNDVLVRQPELITRKVQHHFGLSSEKKIVLFAPTFRDWDTNSFRKVLDDVQKMSSEIDRETVILLRLHYLLAEKISQIELPANVINASTYQDIQELYLLADVMVTDYSSAMFDFAILMRPIVLYCYDLEEYITRRGMYFNFTELAPGPVCRTIDEVLHFLNHPDEMNYFLDDLKRFSLEFSSLEDGNASAKVIERVFKKK comes from the coding sequence ATGGTTGATGATTTTCAAATGCAGCGAGGCCCGAAGCTCTCAGTAGTTGTTATTGCTTTCAATAACGAGTTGTATATCGAAGAAGCACTAGAATCGCTTTATGAACAAACGTTTACTGATTTTGAAGTGGTAGTCGTCAATGATTTTTCATCTGATCAAACAGGGGCACTCATTGATCGTTTTGTTGCTGGTAAAACGAACTTTAGGGCGATCCATCTAACAAAAAATAGTGGAGGTTGCAGCACACCACGCAATACAGGCATAGCACATGCATGGGGTGAATACATTATGTTTTTAGATGGGGATGATTGGTATACCATTGATGCATGTGAAAAAATGGTCGAAGCGATGGATCGAACCGGTTCAGACTTTGTCGCAGGACAAGTGATTCGTACGAATAATTACGAGATTTGGTACCACAAGCAAATCTATTCAAAAGAACGCCTTAATTTTAATGTCCGTGAATTTACTTATATGCTTTTTGACAGTCTATCGGTTAACAAGATTTACAAACGTTCGTTCTTAGATTACCATGGCCTTCGCTTCCCAGAAGGTATTCATTATGAAGATGTGGTATTTACAGGAAAGGCTTATTTTTTGGCTGAAACAATCAGTGTCATTCCAGAGCCGATTTATTATTGGCGAGTAGTAGAAAATGCAGAAGCTAAATCGATTACAAATCGTCGACATGAGTTTGAAAATTTCGAGAACCGAATCATTGCCCATCGGTACTTTGATCAATCTTTAAGGGAAAATGGTGCAGTTCTCTACCAAAAAGAAAAAAACAATAAATTTTTGCGACATGACTTAAAATTATATACAAACGATTACCTGCAATATGACGAAGACTATAAAGCACGTTTCCATCAGCTGATTCATCAATATATGCACGAAGTGATGGATGAATATGCATTTATCGGCCTTTCTGAGCAAGACCGAATTATGTCTTATCTGATGTATCTTGGGGATGTAGAGGCATTTGAGGACTATGTAAACTATATCAACGGGTTACCGACACAAAAGAACCGTGTATGCAGCATCGGAACTCAATATTATTTTCTGCCTACAGTTCCTGCTAAAAATCATGAGAAGTTTTTATATACAGAAAAACCGAAAATTGACTATGAGATAACAGATCTCGAGTTGAGTCTGGAATCGTTTTCGTTTCAAGGTCTCCTATACGTAAATTCTATCTCTGAAAGTGAATACAGTTCTTATTGGGTGCTTCGAAACCGGCAGACTGGAAAAGCGTTGACTGCTGTAGCGGAAGCCGATGGCAAAGTCGTTTTTAGCGTTCAAAATATGACAGCTGGAAATTATTACTTATCGCTGTATGTAAAACATATGGGAAATCTTCACCGTATACTTGTTAAAAATTCGAATATAAGCGAACTGCCTAATATCGAACTTATAGAAAATAACTTATCAAAAAGTATTTTTATAAATGAGAAAAATTCATTGGCTATTCGAGTGGCGCCAGAGAAATTATTCAATCAACTACTATGGAAAGTAGAGAAGAGAAAGTTAGCGAAGAATCAACAGAAAGCAGGATTTTCCCCATCGCCATCTCCCATGCGAAAAGCATTGGAGCGGCTCATTCCCAAGTTCCCATTAAAATCAAATTGGGTCTTATTTGAAAGCCATATGGGCAAACAGTATAGTGACAGCCCGAAATACATCTATGAGCAAATGATCGAGTCAGGTTATAAATTTAAATATATTTGGGTGTTTCAAAAACCTGATCAATTAGAATTACCAGGTGATGCAGTAAAAGTGAAAAAAAATAGCTTGAAGCATTTATACTACTTGAATCGCGCTAAGTACTGGATTGATAATCAAGGAATTGCTCATTTAGCAAAGAAAAAAGAAAAGCAAATCTATGTTCAGACATGGCATGGCACACCGTTAAAAAAAATGGGCTACGACCAAAAGAAGCTTCCATCAAAAAATGAGCTAACGAAATTGAAAGTCCAGACAGAAGCTTGGGATTACTTGATTTCACCAAATCGTTATACGTCTGAAATCTTAAAGAGAGGATTCCGCTACGGGGGAGAAATCCTTGAAACGGGTTATCCAAGAAATGATGTATTAGTACGGCAGCCTGAACTTATAACGCGTAAAGTCCAGCACCATTTTGGTTTAAGTAGCGAGAAGAAGATTGTTCTTTTTGCGCCGACTTTCCGGGACTGGGATACGAATTCTTTCCGAAAAGTACTCGATGATGTGCAAAAGATGAGTAGTGAAATTGATCGTGAAACGGTTATACTGCTTCGTCTTCATTATTTATTGGCTGAAAAAATCTCCCAAATAGAGCTTCCGGCGAATGTAATTAATGCCTCGACTTATCAAGATATTCAAGAGCTGTATCTTTTGGCAGATGTAATGGTTACCGATTATTCATCCGCTATGTTCGACTTTGCCATTTTAATGCGTC
- a CDS encoding glycosyltransferase: MGNKNIVFLLNEYNNHGGAQRVASILTEDFMADGHRVSILSVNEQKNVPSYFKEEVPVIVLHTNYRAPQAIEISSNLKNLKFVKVAKELKRRYMLKKKRKEVERFFEGYGDEEVYVIAIQVYGMQWMRPLFYKQNIKIIGQSHESVVAARASKRYKRILTYYRQVSKFLLLTQKDAEHFQEIGFTNIGIMYNPSPFRRANSPKDLYKNKRIISSGRLIEDKGFDVLIEAFAKVASELPNWTLHIYGDGPAEKSLRNLIQIFGLDKRIFLEGQTEDIQTAIEGGSFFVLPSKAEGLPMSLIEAQSCGLPCISTDCAPGIREIIDEYRNGLIIPVDDIHLLARHIKRVAQNPELFYSFSKEAYDNSLKFDRQVIKKKWYQLFEELGGKRYG; encoded by the coding sequence ATGGGAAATAAGAATATTGTCTTCTTATTAAATGAATACAATAACCATGGCGGTGCACAGCGAGTCGCGTCTATTTTGACTGAGGATTTTATGGCGGATGGGCACCGTGTATCCATCCTTAGTGTTAACGAACAAAAGAATGTACCTAGTTATTTTAAGGAAGAAGTTCCGGTAATCGTGCTGCACACAAACTATCGTGCACCTCAAGCGATTGAGATTTCATCAAACTTAAAGAATTTAAAGTTTGTAAAAGTGGCAAAAGAATTGAAACGCCGTTATATGCTGAAAAAGAAGCGAAAAGAAGTGGAACGGTTCTTTGAGGGATACGGTGATGAGGAAGTATATGTCATTGCAATTCAAGTCTATGGCATGCAGTGGATGCGACCGCTCTTCTATAAACAAAACATCAAAATTATAGGGCAAAGCCATGAAAGTGTAGTTGCTGCAAGGGCTTCTAAACGTTATAAGCGTATATTAACTTACTACCGCCAGGTTTCTAAGTTTCTCTTGCTCACACAAAAAGATGCAGAACATTTTCAAGAAATAGGGTTTACTAATATTGGAATAATGTATAATCCTTCTCCTTTTCGCCGTGCTAATTCTCCAAAAGATTTGTACAAAAACAAACGGATTATTTCTTCAGGCCGCTTGATTGAAGACAAAGGCTTTGATGTTTTGATTGAAGCGTTTGCTAAAGTAGCGTCGGAGTTGCCAAATTGGACCCTCCATATATACGGTGATGGGCCTGCAGAAAAGTCACTTCGAAATCTAATTCAAATTTTCGGCTTGGATAAGCGTATTTTTCTAGAAGGTCAAACTGAAGACATCCAAACAGCGATTGAAGGTGGCAGTTTCTTTGTGTTACCTTCCAAAGCAGAAGGATTGCCTATGTCTTTGATTGAAGCACAATCCTGTGGTTTGCCTTGTATATCTACAGATTGTGCTCCTGGTATTCGGGAAATAATCGATGAATATCGGAATGGGCTCATCATACCAGTAGACGATATTCACTTGTTGGCACGCCATATCAAACGAGTGGCACAAAATCCTGAATTGTTTTATAGTTTCAGCAAAGAGGCTTACGACAACAGTTTGAAATTCGACCGTCAAGTCATCAAAAAAAAATGGTATCAACTCTTTGAAGAACTGGGAGGGAAGCGGTATGGTTGA
- a CDS encoding ABC transporter ATP-binding protein, producing the protein MDIAVRVMNLTKKYSLYKDPWGPLKEVVTRKKFHKDFYALQDVSLDFPKGESIGILGKNGSGKSTLLKVIAGITEPTKGTVDVHGSIVFLDVSSGIDSELSGYDNIFMKGTLMGYSKEEMLSKVENIIEFSELGEFIGQPVKNYSAGMKSKLGFAISVNVDPDILIIDEALAVGDSQFRRKCLNKMNEFKEKGKTIIFVSHDNNAIESFCSKAAWIHQGRLITYGDSKFVGSLYGEFMSGKKSIESIHAEIEYKHSLEQVIFGTGDEGFTMLLKGYLHNEHQQNMSEKFEIAVRDVRTGETIRKPLSEDDLSFSVQLSAQEFPMFFKPGSFIFCAHLKNDNGFPVEFPLWAGKAELVEQKSGKNRFLFKCNVEKNTLELVIENRDKLEQQVNRIWFDDQWAYIEGVAFVRGYETRTADALSMAFHLTNLKTFKRSEFPVTIHATEEITENPAYNPQGKIYKFSKFLVAINLAELPAGSYESHLTYRMNEEPKNELVNLVWATKQPAYPNELHFVEGKAIEIQTASKYLRLEKKNHQLQGAMH; encoded by the coding sequence ATGGACATCGCGGTCAGAGTGATGAATTTAACAAAAAAATATAGCTTGTATAAAGATCCTTGGGGACCGTTAAAAGAAGTGGTGACTCGAAAGAAATTTCATAAAGATTTCTATGCACTGCAAGATGTCTCCTTAGATTTTCCGAAAGGAGAATCAATCGGTATACTTGGAAAAAATGGATCCGGTAAATCGACGCTTTTGAAGGTGATTGCCGGCATTACAGAACCGACAAAAGGAACGGTGGATGTCCATGGCTCCATCGTTTTTCTTGATGTTAGTTCAGGTATTGATTCAGAGCTTAGCGGCTATGACAATATTTTTATGAAAGGGACATTGATGGGGTACTCGAAAGAAGAAATGCTCTCGAAAGTAGAGAATATCATCGAGTTTTCGGAACTGGGAGAATTTATCGGGCAACCCGTCAAAAATTATTCGGCAGGAATGAAGTCAAAACTTGGATTTGCCATATCTGTAAATGTCGATCCGGATATTTTAATTATTGATGAAGCTTTGGCAGTGGGAGACTCCCAATTCCGCCGGAAATGCTTGAACAAAATGAATGAATTTAAAGAAAAAGGGAAAACAATTATCTTTGTTAGTCACGACAACAATGCAATTGAATCTTTTTGTTCCAAGGCTGCATGGATTCATCAAGGCAGACTGATTACATATGGTGACTCTAAATTTGTCGGCTCACTCTATGGGGAGTTTATGAGCGGTAAAAAATCGATTGAATCAATCCATGCCGAAATCGAGTACAAGCATTCGCTGGAACAAGTTATTTTCGGAACGGGGGACGAAGGGTTTACGATGTTGCTTAAAGGCTATTTGCACAATGAACACCAGCAAAATATGAGTGAGAAGTTTGAAATAGCGGTTCGGGATGTCCGAACAGGAGAAACGATAAGAAAGCCTTTGTCAGAAGATGATTTAAGTTTCTCGGTGCAGCTCAGTGCCCAAGAGTTCCCGATGTTTTTTAAACCAGGGAGTTTCATTTTTTGTGCACACTTAAAAAATGACAACGGTTTTCCGGTTGAATTTCCACTTTGGGCGGGAAAAGCGGAACTGGTTGAGCAAAAAAGCGGAAAAAATCGATTTCTCTTTAAATGCAATGTGGAAAAAAATACACTTGAATTGGTGATTGAGAACCGGGACAAATTAGAGCAGCAAGTCAATCGAATTTGGTTTGATGACCAATGGGCATATATTGAAGGCGTAGCTTTCGTAAGAGGCTATGAAACGCGAACTGCTGATGCATTGTCAATGGCTTTCCATTTAACTAATCTGAAAACTTTTAAACGTTCAGAATTTCCCGTTACCATCCATGCAACGGAAGAAATTACCGAAAATCCTGCATATAACCCCCAAGGGAAAATCTATAAATTTTCGAAGTTTCTTGTTGCTATTAATCTAGCAGAGCTTCCAGCAGGGAGCTATGAAAGCCACCTGACTTATCGTATGAATGAAGAGCCGAAAAATGAACTGGTTAATCTTGTATGGGCCACTAAGCAGCCTGCGTATCCAAATGAACTTCACTTTGTAGAAGGAAAGGCTATTGAAATTCAAACTGCTTCAAAATATCTCCGATTAGAGAAAAAGAATCATCAATTACAAGGAGCTATGCATTAG
- a CDS encoding ABC transporter permease, which yields MFDIYKEMWKRRTMIHALSLQEMKREYAGTLLGFLWGLINPLMRIAVFWFVFSVGARAGGPVNGAPYFAWLAIGMVAWFLLNDGFRLTQKSFRSKRSIIKNTPFPIAILPAVQILYSYYIHLILLAVIFTGMAIALQTVSIYNLQLIYYDFAALMLLLGIGSVTAPLVAVSKDFGRFLDTILVFLFWMTPIFWSVDNVGILGNIVKLNPFHYIVQGYRDSFFYETGFWNQPIYTLYFWMVVLIFFLLGNYLHKRMKPIFLDTL from the coding sequence ATGTTTGATATTTACAAGGAAATGTGGAAGCGCAGAACAATGATTCATGCCCTTTCCTTACAAGAAATGAAAAGGGAGTATGCGGGAACACTTTTGGGATTTTTATGGGGCCTGATTAACCCATTAATGCGCATTGCAGTTTTCTGGTTTGTATTTAGTGTTGGAGCGAGAGCAGGAGGTCCGGTTAATGGAGCACCATATTTTGCATGGCTTGCTATTGGTATGGTTGCTTGGTTTCTTCTGAATGATGGTTTCCGTCTGACGCAGAAGTCGTTCCGCAGTAAAAGGTCCATTATTAAAAATACGCCTTTTCCGATTGCAATTTTGCCAGCGGTACAAATTTTGTATTCCTATTATATCCATTTAATTTTGCTTGCTGTCATTTTTACAGGAATGGCAATCGCTTTGCAGACGGTATCAATTTACAATTTGCAACTAATCTATTACGATTTCGCCGCTCTTATGCTACTGCTGGGTATAGGCTCGGTGACTGCACCTCTCGTAGCAGTCAGTAAGGATTTCGGTCGATTTCTAGATACAATTCTCGTTTTCCTATTCTGGATGACGCCGATTTTCTGGTCTGTTGACAATGTGGGGATATTGGGGAATATTGTTAAGCTAAATCCTTTCCACTATATTGTCCAAGGCTACCGGGATTCTTTTTTTTATGAGACCGGTTTTTGGAATCAACCGATTTACACATTGTATTTCTGGATGGTGGTCCTGATTTTCTTTTTATTAGGCAACTATCTACACAAACGTATGAAACCGATATTCCTGGATACTCTTTAA
- the galE gene encoding UDP-glucose 4-epimerase GalE — MLVLVTGGAGYIGSHAAVELLKNGYDIVVMDNLSNSEMEAIKRVKDLTGKDFPFYEADLLDAETMDLIFTQHNIDAVMHFAGLKAVGESVTLPLNYYRNNVIGTLILCEIMKKHNVKKMVFSSSATVYGNPEKVPIDESFPLSATNSYGRTKLIIEEILRDLFISDSTWHIAILRYFNPIGAHKSGRIGESPKGTPNNLMPYITQVAIGKQEQLRIFGDDYKTPDGTGIRDYIHVVDLVKGHVKALQYLENHEGVEIFNLGTGTGYSVLDLVKSFSEATSKNIPYKIVERRPGDIGVCYANAEKAKRLLKWQAEKDLQEMCEDSWRWQSLNPDGFKSYSKSD, encoded by the coding sequence ATGCTAGTTCTTGTAACGGGTGGAGCAGGTTATATTGGAAGTCATGCAGCAGTGGAACTATTGAAAAATGGATATGATATTGTGGTGATGGATAATCTATCAAACAGTGAGATGGAAGCTATAAAGCGTGTGAAAGATTTGACTGGAAAGGATTTTCCGTTTTATGAAGCAGATTTGCTAGATGCGGAAACGATGGATTTAATTTTTACTCAGCATAATATTGATGCCGTCATGCATTTTGCGGGTCTAAAAGCAGTTGGGGAGTCTGTAACATTGCCATTAAACTACTATCGCAACAATGTTATTGGTACTTTGATTTTGTGTGAAATAATGAAAAAGCATAACGTCAAAAAGATGGTGTTCAGTTCTTCGGCAACTGTTTATGGAAATCCCGAAAAAGTGCCGATTGATGAATCATTTCCTCTAAGTGCAACCAATTCATATGGTCGTACTAAGTTGATCATTGAAGAAATCTTAAGAGATTTATTTATTTCAGATTCTACTTGGCATATTGCAATTCTGCGGTACTTCAATCCAATCGGTGCTCATAAAAGCGGAAGAATTGGAGAAAGTCCGAAAGGGACGCCTAACAACTTGATGCCTTACATCACTCAAGTGGCAATTGGCAAGCAGGAGCAGTTGAGAATATTTGGGGATGATTACAAGACCCCTGATGGGACGGGCATACGTGATTATATCCATGTAGTTGACCTCGTGAAAGGTCATGTTAAAGCATTGCAGTATCTAGAAAACCATGAGGGTGTTGAAATTTTTAACTTAGGGACAGGTACAGGATACAGTGTATTGGATTTAGTAAAAAGTTTTAGTGAGGCAACTTCAAAGAATATTCCTTATAAAATCGTCGAGCGCCGTCCAGGAGATATCGGAGTTTGCTATGCCAATGCAGAAAAAGCAAAAAGACTGTTAAAATGGCAGGCAGAGAAAGATTTACAGGAAATGTGCGAAGATTCCTGGAGATGGCAATCTTTGAATCCTGATGGTTTTAAATCATATTCCAAAAGCGATTAG
- a CDS encoding trypsin-like peptidase domain-containing protein, whose protein sequence is MLCKNCGQENESNANFCKSCGNSLTNKRGKRPKNKKWLAALILLVGIGGVGFGVSQLEDEPSQQQTPITEEVSSTDIESNEDNGSENTPDKETIKTEEPAEVEVPEEPAKTGSPTEGTVTKVEDIVPPSEQPEKVEPKKKEKTAIIKETQQKVYTILTESGQGSGFLFEKSGLVATNAHVVAGFTDVIVRNINGQDQPGTVIGISDESDIALIKVDAFAGIDPLESEMNPTDVGTEVIALGSPSGFENTATLGYLTGIDRDFEQEFIYEDIYQIDAPIAPGSSGGPLVDAGTGKVIGINSLVMEEGDSIGFSIPMYSMHAMLTEWVNNPMTAEEVVAKFHVYDDFSSYEDETYEFDPDLEMNFNETNLSEFIGDFRYYYEMALANEDFFYVQNLLVYESDIYNNILQYINEISGQGMEFNFNKLEITGIEILEDHALVNTEEAFDFKNGAGEWSLEERSKTYTIVMDENGFYYVSDIVNHE, encoded by the coding sequence TGTCGGCTTTGGCGTATCGCAGTTGGAAGATGAGCCTTCTCAGCAGCAAACGCCTATAACAGAAGAAGTATCCAGCACCGATATTGAGTCGAATGAAGACAACGGAAGTGAAAATACCCCTGACAAGGAAACGATTAAAACCGAAGAACCGGCTGAAGTAGAAGTGCCGGAAGAACCAGCGAAAACAGGCAGTCCAACCGAAGGAACTGTAACAAAAGTGGAAGATATCGTTCCACCATCTGAGCAGCCTGAAAAAGTGGAACCGAAAAAGAAAGAAAAGACAGCAATCATTAAAGAAACCCAGCAAAAAGTTTATACCATTTTAACTGAAAGCGGACAGGGTTCGGGCTTCTTGTTTGAGAAGTCTGGTCTCGTAGCTACGAATGCACATGTTGTTGCAGGGTTCACCGACGTAATTGTCCGCAATATCAATGGCCAGGATCAGCCTGGTACAGTCATTGGCATCTCCGATGAATCGGACATTGCGTTGATCAAAGTTGACGCCTTTGCCGGTATTGATCCATTGGAAAGCGAAATGAACCCAACGGATGTTGGGACAGAAGTAATTGCGCTTGGAAGTCCTTCAGGCTTTGAGAATACAGCGACACTCGGTTACTTAACAGGCATCGACCGTGACTTTGAACAAGAATTTATATATGAAGATATTTATCAAATTGATGCTCCGATTGCACCCGGATCGAGTGGCGGTCCCCTTGTTGATGCGGGCACTGGAAAAGTTATTGGCATTAACTCTCTTGTAATGGAAGAAGGCGATTCAATTGGATTTTCCATTCCAATGTATTCGATGCATGCCATGCTTACTGAGTGGGTTAATAATCCGATGACAGCTGAAGAAGTAGTTGCTAAATTCCATGTGTACGATGATTTTAGCAGTTACGAAGATGAAACTTATGAATTCGATCCAGATCTGGAAATGAACTTTAATGAAACAAACTTAAGTGAATTTATCGGAGATTTCCGTTACTACTACGAAATGGCTTTAGCAAATGAAGACTTCTTCTATGTCCAAAATTTGTTGGTCTATGAAAGTGATATCTATAACAATATCCTTCAATACATTAACGAGATTTCCGGCCAGGGAATGGAATTTAATTTCAATAAACTTGAGATTACTGGTATCGAAATTCTCGAAGATCATGCACTTGTAAATACAGAAGAAGCATTTGATTTTAAAAATGGTGCAGGTGAATGGTCGTTGGAAGAACGGAGTAAAACCTATACGATTGTGATGGACGAAAATGGTTTCTATTACGTTTCGGATATCGTAAATCATGAATAA